A genomic region of Pseudomonas sp. MPC6 contains the following coding sequences:
- a CDS encoding allophanate hydrolase subunit 1 has protein sequence MSQPIRYSFGADEHLFAEVSDSMSLEAFFKGLAVTRAVERLALDGVLDVCLANASFQIRFDPDRIAPFDLLEAVKIAEAGAVAERTLQTRIIEIPVLYNDPWTHETLMRFRDRHQDPSATDLEYAARINGLADVEAFIAAHSGAPWFVSMVGFVAGLPFMFQMVERERQLQVPKYLRPRTDTPKLTLGHGGCFGCIYSVRGAGGYQMFGVTPAPIYDPQQTLAYLKEHMVFFRPGDIVQFKPMDREAYDQAIAEVEAGRFDLRIRPVEFSLDAFLADPVGYPKSLQEVLA, from the coding sequence ATGAGTCAGCCTATCCGTTACAGCTTTGGCGCCGACGAACATTTGTTTGCCGAAGTCAGCGACAGCATGTCCCTTGAAGCCTTCTTCAAAGGCCTGGCGGTCACCCGCGCGGTGGAGCGTCTGGCGCTGGATGGCGTGCTTGATGTGTGCCTGGCCAATGCCTCGTTCCAGATCCGGTTCGACCCGGATCGCATTGCGCCTTTCGACCTGCTGGAAGCGGTGAAAATCGCCGAGGCCGGCGCGGTCGCCGAACGCACGTTGCAGACGCGGATCATCGAGATTCCGGTGCTCTATAACGATCCCTGGACCCATGAAACCCTGATGCGTTTTCGCGACCGTCATCAGGACCCGAGCGCCACGGACCTGGAGTACGCCGCGCGCATCAACGGCCTGGCGGACGTCGAAGCCTTCATCGCTGCCCACAGTGGCGCGCCGTGGTTTGTTTCGATGGTCGGCTTCGTCGCGGGCCTGCCGTTCATGTTCCAGATGGTCGAGCGCGAGCGTCAACTGCAGGTGCCCAAGTACCTGCGACCCCGTACCGACACCCCGAAACTGACCCTTGGCCACGGCGGTTGCTTCGGTTGCATCTACTCGGTGCGCGGCGCTGGTGGTTATCAGATGTTTGGTGTCACGCCGGCACCGATCTACGACCCACAGCAAACCCTGGCGTACCTGAAAGAGCACATGGTGTTTTTCCGTCCGGGCGACATCGTCCAGTTCAAACCGATGGACCGCGAAGCCTATGACCAGGCCATCGCCGAAGTGGAAGCGGGGCGCTTCGATCTGCGGATTCGTCCGGTGGAATTCTCGCTGGACGCGTTCCTGGCCGACCCCGTTGGCTATCCCAAGTCGTTGCAGGAGGTGCTGGCATGA
- a CDS encoding acetyl-CoA carboxylase biotin carboxylase subunit, giving the protein MTQGIRKLLIANRGEIAVRIIRAAKALGIPTVAACSEADLDSQAARMADEVHLLGPARADKSYLNVEALLAALKTTGANAVHPGYGFLSENADFAEAVLAAGAIFVGPSPETIRRMGDKAEARRTAQAAGVPVVPGSPGELFDVESALAAAESVGFPLLIKASAGGGGRGIRLAENARQLSEEFPRSQREAQTAFGNGAVYLERFISKARHIEVQVLGDGVHAVHLFERECSLQRRRQKIFEEAPSPVLSQQQRETLCASAVRLTESLGYKGAGTLEYLYDDATGEFFFIEMNTRIQVEHPVSELITGIDLVQAMLRIAGGEPLGFKQSDIRLNGAALQMRLNAEDPARDFFPSPGQVEALVWPQGQGVRVDTHLYQGYRVPPYYDSLLAKLIVHGRDRAEALARARTAVEQTTLTGMASTLALHGELLEQPWLHSADFHTGTLETWLAERRSGGEA; this is encoded by the coding sequence ATGACTCAAGGCATTCGTAAATTACTGATCGCCAACCGTGGCGAGATTGCCGTGCGGATTATCCGCGCCGCCAAAGCACTGGGCATCCCCACCGTTGCCGCGTGCAGCGAAGCGGACCTCGACTCCCAGGCTGCGCGCATGGCCGACGAGGTGCACTTGCTCGGTCCCGCCCGCGCCGACAAAAGTTACCTGAACGTCGAAGCATTGCTCGCAGCCTTGAAAACCACGGGGGCCAATGCGGTCCATCCCGGTTATGGCTTTCTCTCGGAGAACGCCGATTTCGCCGAAGCCGTCCTCGCGGCGGGCGCCATTTTCGTCGGGCCCAGCCCGGAGACGATCCGGCGCATGGGCGATAAAGCCGAGGCGCGCCGCACGGCTCAAGCGGCGGGCGTACCGGTGGTGCCGGGGTCCCCCGGCGAACTGTTTGACGTCGAGTCGGCGCTCGCGGCGGCCGAATCCGTCGGCTTCCCGCTGCTGATCAAAGCGTCGGCCGGTGGCGGCGGGCGGGGGATTCGCCTGGCTGAAAACGCCCGGCAACTGAGCGAAGAGTTTCCCCGTTCCCAGCGCGAAGCCCAGACGGCATTTGGCAATGGCGCGGTGTACCTGGAGCGGTTTATCAGCAAGGCCCGGCACATCGAAGTGCAAGTGTTGGGCGACGGCGTGCACGCCGTGCACTTGTTCGAGCGCGAGTGTTCGCTGCAACGTCGGCGCCAGAAGATTTTTGAAGAAGCGCCGTCGCCGGTACTCAGCCAGCAACAACGCGAGACGCTCTGCGCCAGCGCGGTACGCCTCACCGAGTCCCTGGGCTACAAGGGTGCCGGGACGCTGGAGTACCTGTATGACGATGCGACGGGTGAGTTTTTCTTCATCGAGATGAACACGCGGATTCAGGTGGAACACCCGGTCAGCGAGCTGATCACCGGGATCGATCTGGTCCAGGCGATGTTGCGCATCGCCGGTGGCGAGCCGCTGGGCTTCAAGCAAAGTGACATCCGGCTCAACGGCGCCGCGCTGCAAATGCGCCTGAACGCTGAAGATCCGGCGCGGGACTTCTTCCCGAGCCCAGGCCAGGTCGAGGCGCTGGTCTGGCCGCAAGGGCAGGGGGTGCGTGTCGACACCCACCTCTATCAAGGCTATCGCGTGCCGCCGTATTATGACTCGCTGTTGGCCAAGCTGATCGTTCACGGTCGCGACCGTGCCGAAGCCCTGGCCCGCGCGCGCACGGCGGTGGAACAGACCACACTCACCGGCATGGCCAGCACCTTGGCGCTGCATGGCGAATTGCTGGAACAACCGTGGCTGCACAGCGCGGACTTCCACACCGGCACCCTGGAAACCTGGCTGGCCGAGCGCCGCAGCGGAGGTGAAGCATGA
- a CDS encoding acetyl-CoA carboxylase produces the protein MAEHTVITPLPGTFYRKATPESANFVEEGAQVNADTVIGLIEVMKQFSELTAGTAGRLGAFLVEDGDPVEPGQVVATLDDE, from the coding sequence ATGGCCGAACACACTGTCATCACCCCATTGCCCGGGACCTTCTACCGCAAAGCCACCCCCGAATCGGCGAACTTCGTCGAGGAGGGCGCGCAGGTCAACGCCGACACGGTGATTGGCCTGATCGAGGTCATGAAGCAGTTTTCCGAACTGACCGCCGGGACAGCCGGTCGCCTTGGCGCATTTCTGGTCGAAGACGGCGATCCGGTGGAACCGGGTCAGGTCGTCGCAACACTCGACGACGAGTGA
- a CDS encoding 5-oxoprolinase subunit PxpA → MQAVDFNSDMGEGFGPWTIGDGVDNELMGFISSANIATGFHAGDPSTMRRTVEQAKRLGVAIGAHPGFRDLVGFGRRHINAPAQELVDDMLYQLGALRELARVQGVALQHIKPHGALYMHLARDEEAARLLVENLRRLEPELLLYCMPDSVIWRVAKELGQPVIREFYADREYDLSGSIVFTRNVRAYDPAQVAARVLRACQEGVVRTVEGQDLKIEFDSICLHSDTPGALALVEATRNALDSAGIEVRAPR, encoded by the coding sequence ATGCAGGCAGTAGATTTCAACTCGGACATGGGCGAAGGCTTCGGTCCATGGACCATCGGCGATGGCGTCGACAATGAGCTGATGGGCTTCATCAGTTCGGCCAACATCGCCACCGGCTTTCATGCCGGGGACCCCAGCACCATGCGCCGCACTGTGGAACAGGCCAAGCGCCTGGGCGTAGCCATCGGCGCGCATCCAGGGTTTCGCGACCTGGTGGGATTTGGCCGTCGGCACATCAACGCACCGGCCCAGGAACTGGTGGACGACATGCTCTACCAGTTGGGCGCCCTGCGTGAACTCGCCCGGGTTCAAGGGGTGGCGCTGCAACACATCAAACCCCACGGCGCGCTCTACATGCACCTGGCGCGGGATGAGGAGGCCGCCCGTTTGCTGGTGGAAAACCTGCGACGCCTGGAGCCTGAGTTACTGCTGTATTGCATGCCCGATTCAGTGATCTGGCGCGTCGCCAAGGAACTCGGTCAACCGGTGATCCGCGAGTTCTACGCCGACCGCGAGTACGACCTCAGCGGCTCCATCGTCTTCACCCGCAACGTGCGCGCTTACGATCCGGCCCAGGTGGCCGCGCGGGTACTGCGTGCCTGTCAGGAAGGCGTGGTACGCACGGTCGAGGGTCAGGACCTGAAGATCGAATTCGATTCCATCTGTTTGCACAGCGATACGCCGGGCGCCCTGGCGTTGGTCGAAGCCACGCGTAACGCACTCGATAGCGCCGGGATCGAGGTTCGCGCACCCCGCTGA
- a CDS encoding LysR family transcriptional regulator, with protein sequence MSLTLRQVRYFVATAEIGQISQAAIHLNISQSAVTTAIKELEGMLGTLLFQRSAQGMSLTDAGRHFLNRAYVIQRSVDDALNSPLPDVRASGLLRLAASYTVIGYFLPHHLQRLEHWHPDVAIEVHEQERQAIEQGLLEGRFDMAVVLTANLTHPDIVSEILFNSERRLWLPSHHPLCERSAVSLADVAKEPYILLTVDEAEQSAMRYWEHAHQQPNVRVRTSSVEAVRSMVANGSGVAILSDLVHRPWSLEGKRIETLTVTDKVTPMSVGLAWHRERNFSPAMQAFRNYFHDAFLAPQQLSARR encoded by the coding sequence ATGTCACTGACCCTGCGCCAGGTCCGCTATTTCGTCGCCACCGCCGAGATCGGGCAAATTTCTCAAGCGGCCATTCATTTGAATATTTCCCAGTCGGCGGTGACCACGGCGATCAAGGAACTGGAAGGCATGCTGGGCACCCTGCTGTTCCAGCGTTCGGCCCAGGGCATGAGCCTGACCGACGCCGGGCGGCATTTTCTCAATCGGGCCTATGTGATCCAACGCAGCGTCGACGACGCGCTGAACAGCCCGCTGCCCGACGTCCGCGCCAGCGGGCTGCTGCGCCTGGCCGCCAGCTATACGGTGATCGGGTACTTCCTGCCGCACCATCTGCAACGGCTGGAACACTGGCACCCGGACGTGGCCATCGAAGTCCACGAACAAGAACGCCAAGCCATCGAACAAGGTTTGCTGGAAGGCCGATTCGACATGGCGGTGGTGCTCACGGCGAACCTCACTCACCCGGACATCGTCTCGGAAATTCTGTTCAACTCCGAACGCCGGCTCTGGCTGCCCAGCCACCATCCACTGTGCGAACGCTCCGCGGTCAGCCTCGCCGACGTGGCGAAGGAACCCTACATCCTGTTGACCGTCGACGAAGCCGAACAAAGCGCCATGCGTTATTGGGAACACGCGCACCAACAACCCAACGTGCGCGTGCGAACCAGCTCCGTGGAAGCGGTGCGCAGCATGGTTGCCAATGGCAGCGGCGTAGCGATCCTCTCGGACCTGGTGCATCGCCCCTGGTCGCTGGAAGGCAAACGCATCGAAACCCTGACGGTCACCGACAAGGTCACCCCCATGAGTGTCGGCCTGGCCTGGCATCGCGAGCGCAATTTCAGCCCGGCCATGCAAGCGTTCCGCAACTACTTCCACGATGCCTTTCTGGCGCCGCAACAGTTATCTGCGCGACGTTGA
- a CDS encoding molybdopterin-dependent oxidoreductase, with amino-acid sequence MKFSFVENSHPSRRRVLRDALTLALAASPLASLAKAAAEPEAADTNAEDVTFAAGPRPLVQYPQKRPLTLVTTRPPHLETPFAVFNDGPITPNDAFFVRYHLANFPTSIDPDSYRLTIKGAVDTPLSLSLAELKALAEPIAVVAVNQCSGNSRGFSMPRVFGAQLGNGSMGNARWVGVSLKTVLEKAGVKNDARQVTFRGLDKPVLPSTPEFIKALDISHAMDGEPMIAWSMNGTDLPFLNGYPIRLVVPGYFGTYWVKHLSEIEVVDHTYEGFFMAKGYRVPDNDCFCIAPGTTAAQTLPIAKLPVRSFITSVKHGAVLPLNKSVELKGIAFDGGAGVNKVEVSIDGGKNWREARLGQDLGRFSFREWTLPITFHRKGATALMVRASNRAGETQPLRADWNPGGYRRHVVETSHVTVA; translated from the coding sequence ATGAAGTTCAGCTTTGTAGAAAACAGCCATCCGAGCCGTCGACGCGTGCTACGCGATGCCTTGACCTTGGCTTTGGCGGCCTCGCCGTTGGCAAGCCTGGCCAAGGCCGCCGCCGAACCCGAGGCGGCCGACACAAACGCCGAAGACGTGACCTTTGCGGCTGGCCCGCGACCGCTGGTGCAATATCCGCAAAAACGCCCGCTGACCCTGGTGACCACTCGCCCGCCACACCTGGAGACACCCTTCGCGGTCTTCAACGATGGGCCGATCACGCCCAACGATGCCTTTTTCGTGCGTTACCACCTGGCCAATTTCCCCACCAGTATCGATCCGGACAGCTACCGCCTGACGATCAAGGGCGCGGTCGACACGCCGCTGTCGCTGTCCCTTGCCGAACTCAAGGCCCTCGCCGAACCGATAGCAGTGGTGGCCGTCAACCAGTGTTCGGGGAACAGCCGGGGCTTCTCGATGCCGCGGGTGTTCGGTGCGCAGTTGGGAAACGGTTCAATGGGCAATGCCCGCTGGGTGGGGGTGTCGCTCAAGACGGTACTGGAAAAAGCCGGTGTGAAAAATGATGCCCGGCAAGTGACATTCCGCGGGCTCGACAAGCCGGTGCTGCCGAGCACGCCGGAGTTCATCAAGGCCCTGGACATCAGCCATGCCATGGACGGCGAGCCCATGATCGCCTGGTCAATGAACGGTACCGACCTGCCATTCCTCAACGGTTACCCGATACGCCTGGTGGTGCCCGGTTATTTCGGCACCTACTGGGTCAAGCACCTGAGTGAGATCGAAGTCGTCGACCACACCTACGAGGGTTTTTTCATGGCTAAAGGTTATCGCGTGCCGGACAACGACTGTTTTTGCATCGCCCCTGGCACCACGGCGGCGCAAACCCTGCCGATTGCCAAATTGCCGGTACGCAGTTTCATCACCAGCGTCAAACACGGCGCTGTGTTGCCGTTGAACAAAAGCGTGGAGCTCAAGGGCATTGCGTTCGACGGCGGTGCTGGCGTTAACAAAGTGGAGGTGTCGATCGACGGCGGAAAAAACTGGCGCGAAGCCAGGCTTGGGCAGGATCTGGGCCGTTTCTCCTTCCGCGAGTGGACGCTGCCGATCACCTTTCACCGCAAGGGCGCCACTGCGTTGATGGTGCGCGCCAGCAACCGTGCGGGCGAGACGCAACCGCTGCGAGCCGACTGGAACCCCGGTGGCTACCGCCGCCACGTCGTCGAAACCAGCCACGTCACCGTCGCCTGA
- a CDS encoding c-type cytochrome: MKPMTTLLCAAQLCLAGMASAAPLSITLPPETAAFKPSALPGYALAQQKCSTCHSADYISFQPPGLTLAQWTGEAGKMQHVYGAPISDQEVKIIGAYLAVTYGSARASDAEVQAASNPSAGQPPAAPAATVDAMALLQGNGCLSCHAIDHKVVGPAYHDVAAKYGSDPQALATLTSSIQHGSSGKWGEIPMPPYAQLSPQDLQTVATFILHQ; this comes from the coding sequence ATGAAACCCATGACCACCTTGCTGTGCGCGGCTCAGTTGTGTCTGGCTGGCATGGCCAGCGCCGCGCCCCTGTCGATCACCTTGCCGCCTGAAACGGCGGCGTTCAAGCCCAGTGCGCTGCCGGGCTATGCGTTGGCCCAGCAGAAATGTTCCACCTGCCATTCGGCCGATTACATCAGCTTCCAGCCACCCGGCTTGACCCTGGCGCAGTGGACGGGTGAAGCGGGCAAGATGCAGCACGTGTACGGGGCGCCGATCAGCGATCAGGAGGTGAAGATTATCGGCGCCTACCTGGCCGTGACCTACGGCAGTGCCCGGGCGAGCGATGCCGAGGTGCAGGCGGCGTCGAACCCGTCGGCGGGCCAGCCCCCGGCCGCGCCTGCAGCAACAGTCGACGCCATGGCCTTGCTCCAGGGCAACGGTTGCCTGTCCTGCCACGCGATCGATCACAAGGTTGTAGGCCCGGCCTATCACGATGTCGCGGCCAAGTACGGGAGCGATCCGCAGGCACTGGCCACGTTAACGTCCAGCATCCAGCACGGTAGTAGCGGTAAATGGGGGGAGATCCCCATGCCGCCTTACGCGCAGTTAAGCCCGCAAGATCTGCAAACCGTGGCGACGTTCATACTGCACCAGTAA
- a CDS encoding TSUP family transporter yields the protein MSLQVHLIFLCCVALATVAQSLTGFAFGLILMGLVASLHMVPLSEVAVVISILTLGNAMGTLGGPKPQLDRAVLMPVLLSSLLGVSLGVWGLGALSGSQLTWLRLLLGILIVAASLMLVVQNKAKAQLSRQPSFWLAGGLCGLLNGLFSSGGPPIVYHLYRQPLGYEIIRNTLITVFSANAAARLGLVAAQGQMQLSTLWLSAEALPLVVLVSWLVRRYPPKLSSRTVRWLVFVLMALAGVSLIWDSLPGLLAAASA from the coding sequence ATGAGCCTGCAAGTGCATCTGATTTTCCTGTGTTGTGTGGCCCTGGCCACCGTTGCCCAAAGCCTCACCGGCTTTGCCTTCGGCCTGATCCTGATGGGCCTGGTCGCGTCCCTGCACATGGTGCCGCTGTCCGAGGTGGCGGTGGTGATCAGTATCCTCACCCTGGGTAATGCCATGGGTACCCTGGGCGGGCCGAAACCGCAGCTGGACCGCGCGGTGCTGATGCCCGTGTTGCTCAGCAGTCTGCTTGGCGTCAGCCTGGGCGTGTGGGGACTCGGCGCGTTGAGTGGTAGCCAGCTGACCTGGCTTCGCCTGCTGCTCGGCATACTGATCGTCGCGGCCAGCCTCATGCTTGTGGTGCAAAACAAAGCGAAAGCGCAACTGTCCCGGCAGCCTTCGTTCTGGCTGGCCGGGGGCTTGTGCGGACTGCTCAACGGCTTGTTCTCCAGCGGCGGGCCGCCGATCGTTTATCACCTGTACCGCCAACCCTTGGGTTACGAAATCATCCGCAATACCCTGATCACGGTGTTTTCCGCCAACGCGGCGGCGCGCCTTGGCCTGGTCGCAGCGCAAGGACAGATGCAACTGTCCACGTTGTGGTTGAGTGCCGAAGCATTGCCGTTGGTGGTGCTGGTCAGTTGGTTGGTGCGCCGTTATCCGCCGAAGTTGTCGTCGCGCACGGTACGTTGGCTGGTCTTCGTACTGATGGCGCTCGCGGGCGTCAGCTTGATCTGGGATTCGTTGCCGGGGCTTTTGGCAGCAGCCTCGGCATGA
- a CDS encoding putative sulfate exporter family transporter, whose amino-acid sequence MTIKQHHTIPPVHSQLPDTAQPSSSWLIRRQQKLNLLLPGIIAAMVVAASASFLSEHYGAPVMLMALLLGMALGFLSEEGRAVAGIRFTSSTILRGGVALLGMRITVEQILSLGGTLMAVVIGAVFLTISFGIILSRLLGQSRDFGILSGGSVGICGASAALAICAVLPQDKDSERNIIFTVISVTALSTIAMIAYPPIAQWLGLDAHQAGIFLGATIHDVAQVVGAGYSMSEETGDTATVVKLLRVAMLVPIVFSLSLLLRKRGDGGPRPALPLPLFIIFFVLFVAINSSGIASTQVQELAGDVSRWCLVTAIAALGMKTSLKALLEVGWRPATLLVSETVFLATIILVAVKWLG is encoded by the coding sequence ATGACAATAAAACAGCACCACACAATCCCCCCCGTCCACAGCCAGTTGCCGGATACGGCTCAGCCATCATCGTCCTGGTTGATACGCCGTCAGCAGAAACTCAACCTGCTGCTGCCGGGCATCATCGCCGCGATGGTAGTCGCCGCCAGTGCCTCGTTCCTGTCCGAGCATTACGGTGCGCCGGTGATGTTAATGGCCCTGTTGCTGGGCATGGCGCTGGGCTTTCTTTCCGAGGAGGGGCGGGCGGTCGCGGGTATCCGTTTCACCTCCAGCACCATCCTGCGCGGCGGCGTGGCGTTGCTGGGCATGCGCATCACCGTCGAGCAGATTCTCTCGCTGGGGGGGACGCTGATGGCGGTGGTGATCGGTGCAGTGTTCCTGACCATCAGCTTCGGCATCATCCTTTCCCGGCTACTCGGCCAGTCACGGGATTTCGGCATTCTCAGCGGCGGCAGCGTGGGCATCTGCGGCGCCTCGGCGGCGCTGGCCATTTGCGCAGTACTGCCGCAAGACAAGGATAGCGAGCGCAACATCATCTTCACGGTGATCAGCGTGACTGCGCTGAGCACCATCGCGATGATTGCCTATCCGCCGATCGCCCAATGGCTCGGCCTGGACGCCCATCAGGCCGGGATATTCCTCGGCGCAACCATTCACGATGTGGCCCAGGTGGTCGGTGCCGGCTACAGCATGTCGGAGGAAACCGGCGACACCGCGACCGTGGTCAAGCTGTTGCGCGTGGCTATGCTGGTGCCGATCGTCTTCAGTCTGTCGTTGCTGCTGCGCAAGCGCGGTGATGGTGGTCCGCGCCCGGCACTGCCATTGCCCTTGTTCATCATCTTCTTTGTGCTGTTTGTCGCGATTAACAGCAGTGGCATCGCGTCGACGCAGGTGCAGGAGTTAGCCGGCGATGTGTCGCGCTGGTGCCTGGTGACCGCTATCGCCGCCCTGGGCATGAAGACTTCACTGAAGGCGCTGCTGGAAGTGGGCTGGCGTCCGGCGACCCTGCTCGTCAGTGAAACCGTATTTCTCGCGACGATTATTTTGGTGGCGGTGAAGTGGCTGGGATGA
- a CDS encoding DUF6506 family protein, giving the protein MAVQRYGFIFKAPGMQFLTHNGRLESDTFAATLCGVASVEEAVLVAQELLTRHVQLIELCGAFTEADAEQIRNAIDDRIPVAAVHYGPETRQRLQQLSD; this is encoded by the coding sequence ATGGCGGTGCAACGTTATGGCTTTATCTTCAAGGCGCCAGGCATGCAATTCCTCACCCACAACGGACGCCTCGAGTCCGACACCTTCGCCGCGACCCTGTGCGGCGTTGCGAGCGTCGAGGAAGCGGTGCTGGTGGCGCAGGAGTTGTTGACCCGGCATGTGCAATTGATCGAACTGTGCGGCGCCTTCACCGAGGCCGACGCCGAGCAGATCCGCAACGCCATCGACGATCGGATTCCAGTGGCCGCCGTGCACTACGGTCCTGAAACCCGGCAGCGCCTGCAGCAGTTGTCCGACTGA
- a CDS encoding bifunctional enoyl-CoA hydratase/phosphate acetyltransferase codes for MLSTIPRECPAFLLDRAKALPRVVTAVVNPVNLLSLSSARRACDEGLIEPVLVGDQAKIRALAEELDWDLHDLRLMHVSDDAQCAEVACILAGAGNAQAVMKGHLHTDTLLRAVLKREVGLRGASRLSHVFHMTLPGSDKALSITDAVINVQPTIIDKIHIARNAIELMHALGYEKPRMAVLSGTEEVTRSMPSSQDAAELAKLAAIGALGDACVEGPLAFDNAVSLEAARIKGIRGEVAGHADILLVPNLEAGNFLFKQMVYFMSATAAGLVLGARVPIILTSRADPLEARLASCALASIFIDYRRQSRSRLLATG; via the coding sequence ATGTTGAGCACTATTCCACGGGAATGCCCGGCGTTCCTGCTTGATCGGGCTAAGGCCTTGCCGCGCGTGGTCACGGCGGTGGTCAATCCGGTCAATCTGCTGAGCCTGAGCAGTGCCAGGCGGGCTTGCGATGAAGGGCTTATCGAGCCGGTGCTGGTCGGGGATCAGGCAAAGATCCGTGCCCTGGCCGAAGAACTCGACTGGGACCTGCACGACCTGCGCCTGATGCACGTCAGTGACGATGCACAGTGCGCCGAAGTCGCCTGCATCCTGGCGGGTGCCGGTAACGCGCAGGCGGTCATGAAGGGGCATCTGCACACGGATACCCTGCTGCGTGCGGTACTCAAGCGTGAAGTCGGACTGCGTGGCGCCAGTCGTCTCAGTCACGTGTTTCATATGACACTGCCGGGCAGCGACAAAGCCTTGTCGATCACCGACGCGGTGATCAACGTGCAGCCTACGATCATCGACAAGATCCATATCGCCCGCAACGCCATCGAGCTGATGCACGCCTTGGGCTATGAAAAGCCGCGCATGGCGGTGCTGTCCGGTACCGAGGAAGTGACGCGCAGCATGCCGTCCAGCCAGGATGCCGCCGAGCTGGCCAAACTGGCGGCGATCGGTGCCTTGGGCGATGCCTGCGTCGAGGGTCCATTGGCCTTCGACAACGCGGTGTCGCTGGAAGCGGCGCGGATCAAAGGCATTCGCGGCGAGGTCGCGGGCCATGCCGATATCCTGCTGGTGCCGAACCTGGAAGCCGGTAATTTTCTGTTCAAACAGATGGTGTATTTCATGAGCGCCACGGCCGCCGGCCTGGTGCTGGGCGCGCGGGTGCCGATCATTCTCACCTCGCGTGCCGACCCGTTGGAGGCGCGCCTGGCGTCCTGCGCGCTGGCTTCGATTTTTATCGATTACCGTCGGCAGTCGCGCAGCCGCTTGCTGGCGACCGGCTAA